A single region of the Epinephelus moara isolate mb chromosome 12, YSFRI_EMoa_1.0, whole genome shotgun sequence genome encodes:
- the nhsl1b gene encoding NHS-like protein 1 isoform X3 — protein sequence MEIVLHPRSPTLAWIRSLAVSNLDEESKWTVHYTAPWHQQENVFLPGSRPPCVEDLHRQAKVNLKTALRECDKLRKDGFRSSQYYSQGPTFSDPLQSTSSLQDEEEDDNDKKSTASSAEDEKSQLSMRPQTPQGGEGYEVDGQVVWNKSTPLPTPEEKMRLAAQAVPTAIVPINVTGAVFDRQASIRRSLINTDTVSRRPKKVKRRKTISGLPDNFNHELAAKGHGGELRPHSMFIPGQYSTLGRVGSVNSTLRRSDTRDSGCQTEEVKIVPPSMRRIRAQRGQGIAAQMAGLSTSSSTGSISISSSDSSGILMLPQYNRDPSRFHSLPRQGARVSLSADPICSSTPIKAGEQTTPQRQIGKLQVDDTVVHMRNAPRTGTLPRPKSQEVRGTQASDWGGGPACVVSPHAAYSTSLIPNATLSCSTEVITLNTSGQLPHSPASAYPTARPLSMASSINADSSPAGFSHSSTCPALATSTPTHTPKDSGLVITAPASESGQSDSSIHSHSTLAPTPPSCLPEEQWVYDTPENVVVPHRTLTSSCSTPINQLYSSLDLSSRTTTDSSSLYSQDNDGYYTSMHLDSGLRSRSHGSGHGAAPGRATRHSMYECREMANQEDSGSLYSDRSLSRSISLRKAKKPPLPPARTDSLRRKSGPKKPLGGVSAISGANEPNGTMLNETLIASLQQSLQMGLRGGKGKGASPSSPSHSPSSDYDDPWVLRPRSQSSVSAGSSAASLAANANCGGVSNVYSLCHVTPAHSDTSSLRSDYADSWGYYMDYPRNHGDQRAQSPPVHATDNMSAGAHPGELQNGGEILNNSQAPGAPGQEEGVAVKPKMSTSSPDRVHRLTSPSSGYSSQSNTPTAGTPVPSFVRSMSPSGSRPKPKVPERKSSLLSSVSMSSSSTSLSSNTSDSLKSSGPPPPPPPPLPLSSSAPTTPLSPPPPFPPPLLPCSSAGTPPPAPPLPTTPQGPTLIPPPACSTSPEFPPPPSPEMLIPPSSSFNGSFSPPPPPPPPVPSMGPPPPPPLPAFVPPSSSPSFVKPVKDAPKPALPNSPTKSPKPLITPFALQSVQLRSVKRPEKEINGQSDDDTKAQDTGVDLIQGLKPQSLEHPTVTHLSNCSPEEDSRNSSPSPVSKLLEELSFDCSITDDKLDSAVINGKAEDHFLLNGKEIAEGQESFPSPPQSSHSSPVKQKPPAVSKKPQISFLPPFSPQPINEQVPPQQDDTTSLSQAEDQVDAPLKQVKKEEKESKSEQQEEEEESYETSTVTQDESVSQETSPHHGVCTNGEAHDEEDEEGDGASSTTGSISSKEEDSGEVFYSSTAESSPAPSANGASEEKMVTPTPSRPRTTEDLFAAIHRSKRKVLGRKESEEDKSRATSQPHSPPVTPTGGSPGTVSSLPRQAGSIQRNLRKSSTSSDTFKALLLKKGSRSETSFRMSATEMLRSTDPRFQRTHSESALDSPAASPSSLSAPHSPCTSPGRGKRATDEWSRYEALALSSPTSSSFSMSGFKYGRSRTPPSAASSKYNARSRILSSPMTVICEREGELAESEYGDTAESPTGPTAQTLPVLNNSNGTLSEESRS from the exons AATGTGACAAGTTGAGGAAAGATGGTTTCCGGAGCTCTCAGTACTACTCTCAGGGTCCCACCTTTTCTGACCCCTTACAGTCCACCAGCAGCCtgcaggatgaggaggaggatgacaaTGACAAGAag TCAACAGCTTCATCAGCGGAAGACGAGAAATCCCAGCTCTCCATGAGGCCCCAGACCCCGCAGGGAGGGGAGGGGTATGAGGTGGACGGGCAGGTTGTATGGAACAAGAGCACACCCCTCCCCACCCCGGAGGAGAAGATGAGGCTGGCGGCTCAGGCCGTGCCCACAGCCATAGTTCCCATCAACGTCACAG GGGCAGTGTTTGACCGACAGGCGAGCATCCGGCGCTCCCTCATTAACACTGACACCGTGTCCCGCCGTCCCAAGAAGGTCAAACGCAGAAAGACTATATCAGGGCTGCCTGACAACTTCAACCACGAGCTAG CAGCAAAAGGACACGGCGGAGAGCTCCGGCCGCATTCCATGTTCATCCCAGGACAGTACTCCACCTTGGGCAGAGTTGGGAGTGTTAACTCAACGCTCCGACGTTCAGACACTAGAGACTCCGGCTGCCAGACGGAAGAAGTGAAAATTGTTCCCCCGTCCATGAGAAGAATCCGGGCTCAGAGAGGACAGGGAATTGCGGCTCAAATGGCCggcctctccacctcctcctcaacagGAAGTATATCCATCTCGAGTAGCGACAGCTCTGGGATCCTGATGCTGCCGCAGTACAACAGAGATCCCTCCCGTTTTCACAGTCTGCCCCGACAGGGCGCCAGGGTGTCCCTCAGTGCTGACCCCATCTGTAGCAGCACCCCGATCAAGGCAGGGGAGCAAACTACACCTCAGAGGCAGATTGGAAAGCTTCAGGTTGACGACACTGTGGTGCACATGAGAAACGCCCCGAGGACAGGCACCCTGCCAAGGCCCAAGTCTCAGGAGGTGAGGGGGACACAGGCCAGTGATTGGGGTGGTGGTCCGGCATGTGTGGTCTCACCACATGCTGCCTACTCCACCTCACTCATCCCCAACGCCACCCTGTCTTGCTCCACTGAGGTCATTACCCTCAACACCTCGGGTCAGCTCCCCCACTCTCCAGCCTCAGCTTACCCCACAGCTCGACCCCTCAGTATGGCTTCCTCCATCAACGCTGACTCCAGTCCAGCAGGCTTTTCCCACAGCTCCACCTGCCCAGCCTTGGCTACTTCTACCCCCACTCATACACCAAAGGATAGCGGTCTGGTCATCACAGCACCTGCTAGCGAGTCAGGGCAATCGGACAGCAGTATACACAGCCACAGCACCTTGGCCCCAACGCCGCCATCCTGTCTGCCAGAGGAGCAGTGGGTCTACGACACGCCAGAAAACGTGGTGGTTCCACACCGCACTCTGACCTCCAGCTGCTCCACTCCTATAAACCAGCTGTATAGCAGCCTGGACCTCTCCTCCAGGACCACTACTGACTCCAGCTCCCTCTATTCCCAGGACAACGATGGATACTACACCTCCATGCACCTGGACTCAGGCCTGCGCTCTCGCAGCCATGGCAGCGGGCATGGCGCAGCACCTGGAAGGGCCACCAGGCACAGCATGTACGAGTGCCGTGAGATGGCCAATCAGGAAGACTCTGGAAGCTTGTACAGCGATCGCTCTCTGTCCCGCAGCATTTCCCTCCGCAAGGCCAAGAAGCCGCCGCTGCCCCCAGCTCGTACAGACTCTCTCAGACGCAAGTCTGGCCCAAAAAAGCCCCTTGGAGGCGTTAGCGCCATCAGCGGAGCTAACGAGCCAAACGGAACCATGCTTAATGAGACTCTAATTGCCAGCTTGCAGCAAAGCCTACAGATGGGGCTGAGAGGAGGGAAAGGAAAAGGAGCTTCACCTTCTTCACCCTCTCACAGCCCAAGCAGCGACTATGATGACCCCTGGGTGCTACGGCCACGCAGTCAGAGTAGCGTCAGTGCAGGTAGTTCTGCAGCATCACTAGCAGCTAACGCCAACTGTGGCGGTGTGTCTAACGTATACTCGCTATGTCATGTGACGCCCGCTCACAGCGACACCAGCAGCTTGCGCTCGGACTATGCTGATTCCTGGGGCTACTATATGGACTACCCTCGTAACCACGGAGACCAGAGGGCACAGTCCCCTCCGGTCCATGCCACAGATAACATGTCGGCTGGTGCTCACCCAGGAGAGCTTCAGAATGGAGGTGAGATTCTCAACAACAGCCAGGCCCCTGGAGCTCCAGGccaggaggagggggtggcAGTGAAGCCCAAAATGTCCACCTCCTCACCGGACAGGGTGCACAGGCTGACCTCACCATCCAGCGGATACTCCAGTCAGTCCAACACCCCCACAGCTGGAACGCCAGTGCCCTCATTCGTCAGGTCCATGTCACCCTCAGGCAGCCGGCCCAAGCCCAAAGTGCCCGAGAGAaagtcctctctcctctcctctgtatCCATGTCCTCCTCGTCCACCTCCCTTTCCTCCAACACCTCAGACTCACTTAAAAGCTCCGGACCTCCTCCGCCACCACCTCCACCCTtgcccctctcctcctcagctcctaCCACCCCTCTCAGCCCACCTCCAcccttccctccccctctgctgcCATGCTCCAGTGCAGGCACTCCTCCACCAGCTCCCCCGTTACCAACCACTCCACAGGGTCCAACTCTCATCCCACCCCCTGCTTGCTCCACCTCCCCTGaattccctcctcctccatcccctGAAATGCTAATCCCCCCCAGTTCATCCTTCAATGGGAGCTTCAGtcctccccctccacctccccctcccgtcCCCTCTATGGggccccctccacctcctccactgcCTGCTTTTGTCCCACCATCCTCCTCCCCATCTTTTGTGAAGCCAGTGAAAGATGCTCCTAAACCAGCTCTTCCCAACAGCCCCACAAAGTCACCTAAACCCCTCATCACCCCGTTTGCGCTGCAAAGTGTTCAGCTTCGCTCTGTTAAACGGCCAGAAAAGGAGATTAACGGCCAATCAGACGACGACACCAAAGCTCAGGACACAGGGGTAGACCTCATTCAGGGTCTAAAGCCCCAGAGCCTGGAGCATCCCACTGTGACGCACCTGTCAAACTGCTCCCCAGAAGAAGATTCACGTAACTCCTCACCATCGCCTGTGTCAAAGCTCTTAGAAGAGTTGTCTTTCGACTGCAGTATCACAGATGACAAGCTAGATAGTGCTGTCATAAACGGGAAAGCCGAAGATCACTTTCTTTTAAATGGAAAAGAAATAGCTGAAGGGCAGGAGTCATTCCCGAGTCCCCCACAGAGCTCTCACAGCTCTCCTGTCAAACAGAAGCCCCCCGCAGTCTCGAAGAAACCCCAAATCTCTTTTCTCCCACCATTTAGCCCTCAACCAATCAATGAACAGGTTCCACCTCAGCAGGATGATACAACCAGCCTGTCACAAGCAGAGGATCAAGTAGATGCACCGCTAAAACAAgtgaagaaagaagagaaagagagtaaAAGTGAGcaacaggaggaagaggaagagagctaTGAAACATCCACGGTGACCCAGGACGAGTCTGTCAGCCAGGAGACAAGTCCACACCATGGAGTGTGCACCAATGGAGAGGCTCATGacgaggaagatgaggagggagATGGAGCAAGTAGCACGACTGGATCCATCAGCTCCAAGGAGGAGGACAGTG GTGAGGTGTTCTACTCCAGTACGGCTGAATCGTCTCCAGCCCCGTCAGCCAACGGGGCCTCCGAGGAGAAAATGGTGACCCCAACTCCTTCGCGGCCCCGAACCACTGAGGACCTTTTTGCCGCCATCCACAG GTCAAAGCGCAAGGTCCTGGGTCGCAAGGAGTCTGAGGAGGACAAGTCCCGGGCTACGAGCCAACCACACTCTCCGCCCGTCACCCCCACAGGTGGTTCCCCAGGAACGGTGTCCTCCTTGCCCCGCCAGGCAGGCTCCATCCAGCGCAACCTCCGCAAGTCCTCCACCAGCAGCGACACCTTCAAGGCCCTTCTCCTGAAGAAGGGCAGCCGCTCAGAGACCAGCTTCAGGATGTCGGCCACTGAGATGCTTCGCTCCACGGACCCTCGCTTCCAGAGAACGCACTCCGAGTCGGCGTTGGACTCCCCTGCTGCTTCACCCTCCTCACTGTCGGCGCCACACAGCCCCTGCACCTCCCCCGGCCGTGGTAAGAGGGCAACAGATGAGTGGAGCCGCTACGAGGCCTTGGCTCTGTCCTCGCCGACTTCATCCTCCTTTTCAATGAGCGGGTTTAAGTACGGGCGCTCACGTACACCGCCATCTGCTGCCAGCAGCAAGTACAACGCACGCAGCCGAATCCTCAGCAGCCCAATGACTGTAATCTGTGAGCGTGAGGGGGAGCTGGCTGAGAGCGAGTACGGGGACACTGCAGAGAGTCCGACCGGACCCACGGCTCAGACTCTTCCTGTACTCAATAACTCCAATGGCACTTTATCTGAAGAGAGCAGAAGTTAA